Part of the Eubacterium sp. 1001713B170207_170306_E7 genome, ACCTAAAAAAAGAAAGCCGCTGCTGGAACAGCGGCGACAACTTAATATTTGTTTTATCACACAGAAAAAAACAAATACGCTATAGTTACTTATAGTTATTATATAGCGTATGTATAAATCTGTCAATAGCGTGCAAGCCAATTTTAAGAAAATTGGCTTGCACCGGGCATTTCTGTGTGGTAAACCCGGGTTCCAGAGCAATGCTGTTGCCGAGATAAAAAGAACAGCCATCGGGGTTTGGCAAGCCCATGCAGAGAATTGCCCGTCACTCAGTCCGTACATTGGTTTTCTCTTTTTTATGTACGTAGCATCTTTTGACATGAGTTTTCTTTTAAGCAAAGAATGACGTAGGAGAATGCATCCAAATCTGAAATGATTTAAAAGCATGGGCGGGATCTCTTGTGGGTTGCTGATGTGGAGGAAAGAAGGAGAGATACTTTCTGTTGAAGCAAAGCGGGTGTTCGACTTAATAAAACAAAAAATGTCCAGACACTTTACCTAAATAACACGAAAAAGCATATAGCATTACTTATGTATATCATTGATTAGCACAGTAATATAAGTTTAATTTTTTTTCGTGATATTTAGGGGGGGTGTTTTTGACGAAGGAAAAAAACACTGTTGGGATGATCCAATTGGAGAAATTTGAGTGAAACGAAAATTTCATCCTATATGCTTTTGTATATATATACATAGTATACAGAGATTGTTACAAACCTTAAACCTGGAAGAAAACCACTAAAAAGCCTTTACAGTAGGGATCGATAGGATATAATGAAAGAAAAAGAGGAAAGAGCTGGGAGGGAGAAAAGTGAATGGATACACATTGAGGCCCTATCAAAAAGAATGCATCGAAGTGTTACCGGAAGAAGGTGCTGTTTTAGTCCGTATGGCGACGGGGCTGGGAAAGACCGTTATGTTTTCACAGATTCCCCGCCGTGGGAGGATGCTAATTCTTTCACATCGAAAGGAACTGGTGCGACAACCCCAAAAGTATTTTGATTGTTCTTTTGGAATTGAACAGGGCCCGGAACACAGTCAAGGTGAGGAAGTCGTATCTGCGTCAGTACAGTCATTGGTGAGACGGCTGGATCAATTTTCTCCAGACGATTTCGATATTCTGGTAACAGATGAAGCGCATCATGCAGCGGCATTAAGCTATAAAAAAATTTTTAATTACTTTAAACCGCGGTTACACGTAGGCGTAACCGCAACGCCGAACCGAGGGGATCACCAACGGTTAGATGATATTTATGAACGAATCGTCTTTGACCGTGATCTTAAATGGGGGATTGAAAACCACTATCTCAGCAATATTAACTGCTATCGTTCCAAAATGACCTGTGATTTGCGCAATTTGCGCACCAGTATGGGAGACTTTCAGATAAACGATTTAGAAGCTGCCATGACAAGTGAAAAAATCATCCAGGAAATTGCGGATGTCTATAACAATATGGCCAAGGGGAAGACACTAATCTTCGCAGTTTCCGTTAAACATGCTGAAGCCATTGCCGAAGCGATACCAGGCGCGGTTTCCGTAACTGGCGATACCGAAGATCGGCAGAAAATTATTGATCAGTTTCAAACCGATCCGGAATGTAACTGCATGGTAAACTGCATGATCTTTACAGAAGGAACGGATATTCCTAATATCGAGACGATCATTGTTGCCAGGCCAACACAGAGTGAAACTTTGTATACTCAAATGGTTGGGAGAGGAACCCGTTTGTATCCTGGTAAAGAAGCCCTGAACCTCATTGATATGATCGGCGTTTCAGGAGAACTCAACCTATGCTCAGCACCTTCACTTCTGGGCATTAGTCTAGAAGAGATTCCAGAAAATGAAAGAATTTTGCTGGAGGGCGATTTGTTAGATCTTCCACAAAAAGCCCTGGGACTTGCCGATACACCTTTAAGATGGCGAGACAATGCTGAACTAGTTAATTTATGGGCACAGCAACAGAAAATTAACCTTCGGAACATCAATTTCTTCCGAATGCCAGATGGCGGGCTTCTCCTGACACTGCCTAAAGAGCGATACCTTATTCCACCGCCGGACGAATGCGGACAGGTTCTATGCGGAAAGAAAAGAGTGTCATTTCAGGAAGCGATTGACTCCTTACACCGGTGCCTGATTAACGAGTATTCTAAAGACGAGGCAATTTGGAATCAAAAAAAGGTGAACGCATGGGGGAAGGCACCTGCATCTGAAAAGCAAATAAAATGGATCAAAAAAAATTATCCGGAATTCGATACCAAAGAGTTAACTAAAGCCCAGGCATCAAGCATCTTGAATCGCATTTTTAGCCAAAAATCAAGTATAAAAACATGGGACAATCCGGATTACAGGAAAGCAGAAATAAAGATAAAGACAGAGACGATTTCTCAAACAAGAGATTTTTTTGTTGTATTTGAAGGAAGACAACGGGGGGTGTTTCGTGATTGGGAATCCTGTATGGCTCAGATCAAAGGTTATCAGAATGCATTATACAGAAGATTTACCTCCAAAGAAGCAGCAGATCAGGCGTTGAAGAAGTATCGCGTTAATAAAAGAACTACACGTCAAGTTCATATGGATAACACAGATTTTTTATGGAAATAAAATATTAAGTAGATTAGATGAGTTTAAGCGGAGAGGATTCTAAAACTATCGACTAATGTGCTGTATTTAGAAAGGGAAGGTCTGATTAGATTCCGTTTTTTAGACTAAAATTGCCGTTATTAGCGATTAAATTTTTTTTATTGAATAAATATTGTCTAGAATACATTTAATCGCTTAACGAGTAAACATAGGCTTATTATGGCAATGTGTATGATTGGGATATGGTGTTGTATGTTATTTATCAAGGAATATTTGAAATATTTGAATTCTTACCTGTTATTTGCCAGCTGTCAGTTTCCTGAGAGTAGAATAATTCAACGATTTTTTTATCGGTTCTCAGATCGCTGTTTTACAAATCATTGAGACCAGAAGTAGAAGCTTATACATTTGCTAAAAAAATAGTTTAAGTGTATAATTTAAATAAAGCATCAATTTAACCATAACATTCCCTTTAATCAAAACCTAGAGTGAAGTGCTGTGTCAATAATCAGAAAGACCGGTACCAGAAAATAAGATCATTATTTATAAAATGTTAGGCACCTTGGGTCAAAGAGTGCTAAAAGACAATCGCTCATTTTTTTGCACCTCTGAAGCCCCTGTTCATGCGGGCACTGGAAGGTTGCTGTCAGAACAGGTACCCTGTGAAAAGGGACGTTTATACCATTTCTCCTTTTCGCGAATAAAATCTTTGTCTGGGTCAGAACAGGTACCCTGTGAAAAGGGACGTTTATACTGCGATAGCAAAGCTTGGATCCACTAC contains:
- a CDS encoding viroplasmin family protein encodes the protein MNGYTLRPYQKECIEVLPEEGAVLVRMATGLGKTVMFSQIPRRGRMLILSHRKELVRQPQKYFDCSFGIEQGPEHSQGEEVVSASVQSLVRRLDQFSPDDFDILVTDEAHHAAALSYKKIFNYFKPRLHVGVTATPNRGDHQRLDDIYERIVFDRDLKWGIENHYLSNINCYRSKMTCDLRNLRTSMGDFQINDLEAAMTSEKIIQEIADVYNNMAKGKTLIFAVSVKHAEAIAEAIPGAVSVTGDTEDRQKIIDQFQTDPECNCMVNCMIFTEGTDIPNIETIIVARPTQSETLYTQMVGRGTRLYPGKEALNLIDMIGVSGELNLCSAPSLLGISLEEIPENERILLEGDLLDLPQKALGLADTPLRWRDNAELVNLWAQQQKINLRNINFFRMPDGGLLLTLPKERYLIPPPDECGQVLCGKKRVSFQEAIDSLHRCLINEYSKDEAIWNQKKVNAWGKAPASEKQIKWIKKNYPEFDTKELTKAQASSILNRIFSQKSSIKTWDNPDYRKAEIKIKTETISQTRDFFVVFEGRQRGVFRDWESCMAQIKGYQNALYRRFTSKEAADQALKKYRVNKRTTRQVHMDNTDFLWK